One Babylonia areolata isolate BAREFJ2019XMU chromosome 20, ASM4173473v1, whole genome shotgun sequence DNA segment encodes these proteins:
- the LOC143294848 gene encoding XK-related protein 6-like — protein MEGTKALLSRRSSSNREHYLSVFTDDECDIELGSTTSEDESVFYSEDNRAKERQHGKVIDGRHVQPSRSSTSAESKTKKSRSYGSDHVDMPINSSKDVAKGYKRRTSENREIVYDFSWFDILIGVTSIIIYFVDIASDIKMAVDYFLDLDWMYGSVTTALIVGPSLVTCCFGLHWYIIDYKTEKKVISKNKNKNKNINHMTPSYVWFFRFFFTALQFGPVVRTIEYLHYGCMSRSQKIDDKSRRRFHWWMLYEDVDNCLLRLFESFLESAPQLTWQLYITITLKPEDNAIGTTTRTVALLSSWASLAVSLVSYHRSLRNSREDKQKMTLLSMPSYFLWRACETGARVLCIAMFASAFQAWVFGIILFHWVVISVWLMNQRTTFYAQRCLEKVFNIICGYVMLFCFLNLREGHTRYRFLIFYIIFYTENFFMLAFWFRFTPDLGAWFHIWGFIVVLIFFVLHIAFQLLYYSCFHPSDSIIYCLSCDKYSFYESVCYDVRPELDDGVGSPNARYTSKEMLADSSSVPRLIGNADGAGDGSRRFDDISIIVESSERQNGRAEQGISNPKQIHARHCSKGKTIEHHARVHDIQ, from the exons ATGGAGGGAACCAAGGCATTGTTATCTCGCCGCAGCTCCAGTAATCGCGAGCACTATTTGTCAGTTTTTACCGACGATGAGTGTGACATTGAATTGGGTAGCACAACAAGTGAAGATGAAAGTGTTTTTTACTCTGAAGATaacagagcgaaagaaagacagcatGGTAAAGTCATTGATGGAAGGCATGTTCAGCCTTCCAGATCGTCAACTTCtgctgaaagcaaaacaaaaaaatcgcgtAGCTATGGATCAGATCATGTTGACATGCCAATTAATAGCAGCAAAGATGTTGCAAAGGGATACAAACGAAGAACGTCAGAGAACAGAGAGATCGTGTATGATTTCAGCTGGTTTGACATTCTTATTGGCGTTACATCTATTATAATATATTTTGTGGACATTGCAAGTGACATTAAAATGGCTGTTGATTATTTCCTCGACTTAGATTGGATGTATGGCAGTGTAACAACAGCACTCATTGTTGGACCCTCACTTGTTACATGCTGTTTTGGTCTGCACTGGTACATCATTGActacaaaacagaaaagaaggtcATCAGCAAGAAtaaaaataagaacaagaacatcaaccACATGACACCTTCATATGTctggttttttcgttttttcttcactGCTCTGCAGTTTGGACCCGTTGTGAG GACAATAGAGTATTTGCACTATGGTTGTATGAGTCGTTCACAAAAGATTGATGACAAGTCACGTCGTCGCTTCCACTGGTGGATGCTGTATGAGGATGTTGACAACTGTCTGCTGAGGCTGTTTGAAAGCTTTCTGGAGTCAGCACCACAGTTAACATGGCAACTGTACATCACCATCACGCTGAAACCGGAAGACAATGCCATAGGAA CAACAACACGAACTGTGGCCTTGCTGTCTTCCTGGGCTAGCTTAGCAGTGTCTCTGGTGTCCTACCATCGCTCCCTGCGCAACTCACGTGAAGACAAGCAGAAGATGACCCTCCTCAGCATGCCCTCCTACTTCTTGTGGCGGGCCTGTGAAACAGGAGCCCGTGTCCTGTGCATTGCCATGTTTGCTTCAGCATTTCAAGCTTGGGTGTTCGGCATCATCCTTTTTCACTGGGTGGTGATATCTGTGTGGTTGATGAACCAGCGAACCACATTTTATGCCCAGCGCTGTCTGGAGAAGGTCTTCAACATCATCTGCGGCTATGTGATGCTTTTCTGCTTCCTGAACCTGCGTGAAGGTCACACACGTTACCGCTTTCTGATCTTTTACATCATCTTTTACACTGAGAACTTTTTCATGTTAGCATTCTGGTTCCGGTTTACGCCAGACCTTGGTGCCTGGTTCCACATTTGGGGCTTTATTGTTGTACTGATCTTTTTTGTCCTTCACATTGCTTTTCAGCTGTTGTATTACTCCTGTTTTCATCCCTCTGACTCTATTATCTACTGCCTTTCCTGTGACAAGTACTCATTCTATGAGTCTGTTTGTTATGATGTCCGTCCAGAGTTGGATGATGGGGTTGGAAGTCCCAATGCACGTTATACCAGCAAGGAAATGCTTGCGGATTCATCTTCAGTCCCCAGGCTGATAGGTAATGCTGATGGTGCTGGAGATGGCAGTAGGAGGTTTGATGACATTTCAATAATAGTGGAAAGCAGTGAAAGACAGAATGGCCGGGCAGAACAGGGAATATCTAACCCCAAACAGATTCACGCCAGGCATTGTTCCAAAGGGAAAACAATTGAACACCATGCACGAGTGCATGATATCCAGTAG